Below is a genomic region from Desulfobacter sp..
TGGGGGACAAGGGATCCTGTGGCGTTCAAGGATAAGGCTTTAGGACTTGTCAGACTCAGAGCATTCGGCATTTTTAACATGAAAATCGTCCAGCCGGTACTCTTTATCAACCGGCTGGCCGGCACCCAGGGACTTTTTACCACCCAGGATGTCAGCCAATACCTGAACCGGGTGGTGGTCTCCAGGTTCAACGATTATATCGGAGAAGAAATATCCTCTATATTTGATTTGCCCGCCCTTTACGATGAGCTGGCAAAAGGGCTTGCCAAAAGGGTGGAAGAAGATTTTTCCCAGTTCGGTCTGGCCTTAACCCAGCTTTATATCAATGCCATTACCCCGCCCCCTGAGGTGCAGCAGGCCATTGACGATAAAAGCCGAATGGAGATATTTGACGACATGAACCGCCTCATGCAGATGAAAACAGCCATGGCCATGGAAAAAATCGCCCAGGGCAATGGGGGTAAAGCCTCGGACGGAGCCGGGGCAGGCATGGGCATGATGCTGCCCGGGATGTTTGCCAATACACTGCACCAGGAACAAAAAAAAGAGCCCCAGACCCTGTGCCAGGAATGCAAAAACCAGATCCCGACCAATGCCAGTTTCTGTCCCTGGTGCGGCCACCAGCAGGTCATCTTTGAAAAATGCACCCATTGTCAAAAAAATATCACCCCGGGCACCCAGTTTTGCCCCAGGTGCGGGACCAAAACCCAAGAACAGGCTCAGACCAAATTCTGTAAAGCATGCGGGGCTGAAAATCTAAACAATGCCGTATTCTGCAACCAATGCGGAGAAAAGCATTAATTATTCAATTGAACATCATTGCCCCCAATGCGGGGCCCCCCTGTTCCTGGATGAGGCAGATTGTTTTTTTATCTGCGCCTATTGCCGGGTAAGGGCCTGTATCTCTCAAAAGGGATTTGGCCGGTATTACCTGGCCCCCCACAGAGATATCCCCAAAGAGACCCAATTGATCTTTCTTCCCTATTGGCGGTTTAAGGGAATTCAATATGAATGTACCTTAAATGGGGTTGAC
It encodes:
- a CDS encoding SPFH domain-containing protein — protein: MGTDNLVFLEILEWLDDTEETMVFRLPEKGSGEIKYGAQLTVRESQAAVFFYKGKAVGAFGPGRHTLKTMNIPVLTKIASLPWGFKSPLRAEVYFTNLKTFTNLKWGTRDPVAFKDKALGLVRLRAFGIFNMKIVQPVLFINRLAGTQGLFTTQDVSQYLNRVVVSRFNDYIGEEISSIFDLPALYDELAKGLAKRVEEDFSQFGLALTQLYINAITPPPEVQQAIDDKSRMEIFDDMNRLMQMKTAMAMEKIAQGNGGKASDGAGAGMGMMLPGMFANTLHQEQKKEPQTLCQECKNQIPTNASFCPWCGHQQVIFEKCTHCQKNITPGTQFCPRCGTKTQEQAQTKFCKACGAENLNNAVFCNQCGEKH